The following are from one region of the Abiotrophia defectiva ATCC 49176 genome:
- the nusA gene encoding transcription termination factor NusA, translating to MSKELVKAMQVLEEEKGISRQVIKEALESALALAYKKNYDQAQNVEVQFDENKGTIKVYSVKEVVETNYDSTLEISLEEALKINRAYEIGDKIKFEVTPKDFGRIATQTAKHVIMQRIREAERENIFEEFSQYVDEIMTGTVERQDHRFIYVNIGRVEAIMPLGEQIPSEQFEPDQRIKVYVAKVDKTSKGPQIVVSRAHNDFLRRLFEQEVPEIYDGTVEVMAIAREAGDRAKVAVRSRDKNIDPVGTCVGPRGQRVQAIVNELNGENMDIIEWNEDPVVFIQNALSPAQVLKVDFNEEAHACIVVVPDNQLSLAIGKRGQNARLAARLTTYKIDIKSESSYADYLEEQAALALEAQAAAEASQEDLAEELPAETLDQAVEVEDVKLEAEPAGEE from the coding sequence ATGAGTAAGGAACTTGTTAAAGCAATGCAGGTTTTAGAAGAAGAAAAGGGGATTTCTCGCCAAGTCATTAAGGAAGCCCTGGAATCTGCCTTAGCTCTAGCATATAAGAAAAACTATGACCAAGCCCAAAACGTGGAGGTCCAATTCGATGAGAATAAGGGCACCATTAAGGTCTACTCGGTCAAAGAAGTTGTAGAAACCAACTATGATTCGACCTTAGAAATCAGCCTAGAAGAGGCGCTCAAGATTAACCGCGCTTACGAAATTGGCGACAAAATCAAATTCGAAGTGACACCTAAGGACTTCGGTCGTATTGCGACTCAGACAGCTAAGCACGTCATCATGCAACGTATTCGCGAAGCTGAACGGGAGAATATCTTCGAGGAATTTAGTCAATATGTAGATGAAATCATGACTGGGACAGTAGAACGTCAAGATCACCGCTTTATCTATGTCAATATTGGTCGTGTGGAAGCTATTATGCCACTTGGGGAACAAATCCCTAGCGAACAATTTGAACCTGATCAACGCATTAAGGTTTATGTAGCCAAGGTTGATAAGACAAGCAAGGGCCCACAAATCGTGGTCAGCCGCGCACATAATGATTTCTTGCGCCGCCTATTCGAACAGGAAGTACCAGAAATCTACGATGGTACGGTTGAAGTCATGGCCATCGCTCGTGAAGCAGGTGACCGTGCCAAGGTAGCAGTGCGTTCACGCGACAAGAATATTGACCCTGTTGGGACCTGTGTGGGCCCACGTGGTCAACGTGTTCAAGCTATCGTTAACGAACTCAACGGCGAAAATATGGACATCATCGAATGGAATGAAGATCCAGTTGTCTTCATCCAAAATGCTTTGAGCCCTGCTCAAGTTCTCAAGGTTGATTTCAACGAAGAAGCGCATGCCTGCATCGTGGTAGTACCGGATAACCAATTATCCTTGGCCATCGGTAAACGGGGTCAAAATGCCCGCCTCGCTGCTCGTTTGACGACCTATAAAATTGATATCAAGTCAGAATCTTCTTATGCTGACTACTTAGAAGAGCAAGCGGCTTTAGCCTTAGAAGCTCAAGCTGCAGCTGAAGCTAGTCAAGAGGATTTAGCAGAAGAACTTCCAGCTGAAACACTGGACCAAGCAGTTGAAGTAGAAGATGTAAAGCTTGAAGCTGAACCTGCTGGCGAAGAATAG
- the rnpM gene encoding RNase P modulator RnpM codes for MQTKKQQAPRKVPMRKCIVSQTMFPKKELVRVVKSKEGQISIDPSGRQNGRGAYIGLDRNLALEAKKKRTFDRAFSMKVDDAFYDELYAYIDHQQARKELL; via the coding sequence ATGCAAACGAAGAAACAGCAAGCACCACGTAAGGTGCCAATGCGTAAATGTATTGTATCCCAGACCATGTTCCCTAAGAAGGAACTGGTACGGGTGGTCAAATCCAAAGAAGGACAGATTTCGATTGATCCAAGTGGTCGTCAAAATGGTCGTGGTGCCTATATTGGCCTAGACCGCAATCTGGCCTTGGAAGCCAAGAAGAAACGGACCTTTGACCGTGCTTTCAGTATGAAAGTGGATGACGCCTTCTACGATGAACTCTATGCCTATATTGATCATCAACAGGCGCGTAAAGAATTACTATGA
- a CDS encoding L7Ae/L30e/S12e/Gadd45 family ribosomal protein — MTPEQKKLNMLGLANRSGNLISGDELVEKAIKRGRVALVICAQDASDATRTRYQDWSQRYHVPLDMTFNREQISHAVGKSRSIVAITNQGMAKTYLSY; from the coding sequence ATGACACCAGAACAAAAGAAACTGAACATGTTAGGCCTGGCCAACCGGTCGGGTAACCTGATTAGTGGTGACGAACTCGTCGAGAAAGCCATTAAACGCGGGCGTGTGGCCTTGGTCATCTGTGCCCAAGATGCAAGTGACGCTACCCGTACACGTTATCAGGATTGGTCCCAGCGCTATCATGTTCCACTAGATATGACATTTAACCGAGAACAAATCAGTCACGCTGTAGGAAAGAGTCGTTCAATCGTGGCCATCACCAACCAGGGGATGGCTAAGACCTATCTTTCCTATTAG